A genomic region of Candidatus Stoquefichus sp. SB1 contains the following coding sequences:
- the rbr gene encoding rubrerythrin, whose protein sequence is MAKWVCKVCGYVHEGDTPPEVCPICKVPASQFEKVEEERKSKYTGTKTEKNLMEAFAGESQARNKYTYFAEMARKEGLEQIAAIFEETANQEKQHAKMWFSEFHGIGATDENLEVAAAGENEEWTDMYARMAKEAREEGFEDLAIKFENVGKVEKSHEARYLRLLKNYKEDKTFKGDAPKGWKCRQCGFIYEGEQAPERCPTCGYPKAFFERMSENY, encoded by the coding sequence ATGGCAAAATGGGTATGTAAAGTATGTGGATATGTACATGAAGGAGATACACCTCCAGAAGTATGTCCAATTTGTAAAGTTCCAGCAAGTCAATTTGAAAAAGTAGAAGAGGAAAGAAAATCAAAATATACAGGAACAAAAACAGAAAAGAATTTAATGGAAGCTTTTGCTGGAGAATCTCAAGCAAGAAATAAATATACTTATTTCGCAGAAATGGCGAGAAAAGAAGGTTTAGAACAAATTGCTGCAATCTTTGAAGAAACTGCAAATCAGGAAAAACAACATGCCAAAATGTGGTTTAGTGAATTCCATGGTATTGGTGCAACTGATGAAAACTTAGAAGTTGCTGCTGCAGGTGAAAATGAAGAATGGACAGACATGTATGCAAGAATGGCTAAAGAAGCAAGAGAAGAAGGTTTTGAAGATTTAGCAATCAAGTTTGAAAATGTAGGAAAAGTAGAGAAATCACATGAAGCAAGATATTTAAGATTATTAAAGAATTATAAAGAAGATAAAACATTCAAGGGTGATGCACCTAAAGGATGGAAATGTCGTCAATGTGGATTTATCTATGAAGGTGAGCAGGCACCAGAAAGATGTCCAACTTGTGGATATCCAAAAGCCTTTTTCGAAAGAATGAGCGAAAACTATTAA
- a CDS encoding sodium-dependent transporter — MEREKFSSRLGFILISAGCAIGLGNVWRFPYVVGQYGGAIFVLIYLLFLVLLGAPIMTMEFAVGRASQKSAVKAFETITPDKPKWKYIGYFQSAGNYMLMMFYTTVGGWMIAYFFKMLNGEFQGISPQGVTDIFNQSLQDPFMQVFWMIVVVALGFGICSLGLQNGVEKMTKIMMSSLFVIIIVLIVRAVTLPGGGEGLAFYLIPNLDSISQYGLLEVIFAAMGQAFFTLSLGIGAIAIFGSYIGKERRLFGETLNVCVLDTVVAICSGLIIFPACFAFGVNPESGPGLVFITLPSIFNEMWLGQVWGCLFFVFMSFAALSTIVAVFENIISFGMDLFDWSRKKSVIVNLILILILSLPCALGFNVLSHLNPFGAGTYIQDLEDFLVTYNFLPLGSLAYLIYCTSRYGWGFENFLAEANTGAGLKFPKWIKVYLKYILPCIIIFIFIQGYWTFFMK, encoded by the coding sequence ATGGAAAGAGAAAAATTCTCATCGCGTTTAGGCTTTATTTTAATTTCAGCTGGATGTGCTATTGGTTTAGGAAATGTTTGGCGTTTTCCTTATGTTGTAGGACAATATGGTGGAGCAATATTTGTACTTATTTATTTATTGTTTCTTGTGCTTTTAGGAGCACCTATTATGACAATGGAATTTGCAGTTGGACGAGCAAGTCAAAAAAGTGCTGTGAAAGCTTTTGAAACCATTACACCTGATAAACCTAAGTGGAAATATATTGGTTATTTCCAATCAGCTGGTAATTATATGCTGATGATGTTTTATACAACTGTTGGTGGATGGATGATTGCTTATTTTTTTAAGATGTTAAATGGTGAGTTTCAAGGTATTTCACCTCAAGGTGTGACTGATATATTTAATCAATCTTTACAAGATCCATTTATGCAGGTTTTCTGGATGATTGTTGTTGTGGCTTTAGGATTTGGTATTTGTTCATTAGGATTACAAAATGGTGTTGAAAAAATGACTAAAATCATGATGTCATCTTTATTTGTTATTATTATTGTTTTGATTGTAAGAGCTGTGACTTTACCTGGTGGAGGTGAAGGGTTGGCTTTTTATTTGATTCCTAATTTGGATTCTATATCTCAATATGGGTTATTGGAAGTGATTTTTGCGGCAATGGGACAAGCATTCTTTACACTGAGTTTAGGGATTGGTGCTATTGCTATATTTGGAAGTTATATTGGTAAAGAACGTCGTTTATTTGGTGAAACATTAAATGTTTGTGTTTTAGATACTGTTGTTGCTATTTGTTCTGGTTTAATTATTTTTCCAGCTTGTTTTGCATTTGGTGTAAATCCAGAAAGTGGACCTGGGCTTGTCTTTATTACTTTACCAAGTATTTTTAATGAAATGTGGCTAGGTCAAGTTTGGGGCTGTTTATTTTTTGTTTTTATGAGTTTTGCAGCTTTATCAACAATTGTCGCTGTTTTTGAAAATATTATTTCTTTTGGAATGGATTTATTTGATTGGTCAAGAAAGAAATCTGTTATTGTGAATTTGATTTTGATATTGATTTTATCACTGCCATGTGCTTTAGGATTTAATGTTTTGAGTCATTTGAATCCTTTTGGAGCGGGAACTTATATTCAGGATTTAGAAGATTTTCTTGTTACATATAATTTCTTGCCATTAGGTTCGTTGGCTTATTTGATTTATTGTACATCAAGATATGGCTGGGGATTTGAGAATTTCTTAGCTGAAGCCAATACAGGAGCAGGCTTAAAATTTCCAAAATGGATCAAAGTTTATTTAAAATATATTTTACCATGCATTATTATCTTTATTTTTATACAAGGTTATTGGACATTTTTTATGAAATAA
- a CDS encoding PadR family transcriptional regulator, whose protein sequence is MDTQLKKGFLEFCVLASLVRHDSYGYQIIKDVSQCIDISESTLYPILKRLENHDYVETYTVEHNGRLRKYYQLTLTGKTHLKDFLNGWDQIENIYHYIEGELNND, encoded by the coding sequence ATGGATACACAACTTAAAAAAGGTTTTCTGGAATTTTGTGTTTTAGCAAGTTTGGTTCGCCATGATTCGTATGGCTATCAAATTATTAAAGATGTCAGTCAATGTATAGATATATCTGAATCGACACTTTATCCAATTCTTAAAAGATTAGAGAATCATGATTATGTAGAAACTTATACTGTAGAACATAATGGTCGCTTAAGAAAATATTATCAACTCACATTAACTGGAAAAACACATTTAAAAGATTTTTTAAATGGCTGGGATCAAATAGAAAATATTTATCATTATATAGAAGGGGAGTTAAACAATGACTAA
- a CDS encoding DUF1700 domain-containing protein, which translates to MTKQAFIEKLEAELKDETYSTVTQVMNYYEEMIADLIEDGYSEEDAISKLGSIEEAVANVKGEEVVEIKKMKTTTSAWVSVLLVLGFPLWGSLMAAGLCLLLSAYIIVWCIPIMTVAFGIAGSLGFLIGIFGSFPLFIESISLGVTQLGVSAIFGAVGLLGIALTYRVSGTIFENSKKMTVTVKMFCLQTLRKVGIVC; encoded by the coding sequence ATGACTAAACAAGCATTTATTGAAAAATTAGAAGCGGAATTAAAAGATGAAACTTATAGTACTGTCACACAAGTGATGAACTATTATGAAGAAATGATTGCTGATTTGATTGAAGATGGATATAGTGAAGAAGATGCTATATCAAAATTAGGAAGTATTGAAGAAGCAGTCGCAAATGTGAAAGGAGAAGAAGTTGTTGAAATTAAAAAAATGAAAACAACAACTTCAGCGTGGGTAAGTGTTTTATTGGTTTTAGGATTTCCACTTTGGGGATCACTTATGGCAGCTGGATTATGCTTATTGTTGTCAGCATATATTATTGTTTGGTGTATACCAATAATGACTGTTGCTTTTGGAATTGCTGGGTCTTTGGGATTTTTAATAGGTATTTTTGGTTCATTCCCTTTGTTTATTGAATCTATTTCTTTAGGGGTGACACAACTTGGAGTGAGTGCCATTTTTGGGGCTGTTGGACTTTTGGGAATTGCCTTGACATATCGTGTTTCAGGAACTATTTTTGAAAATTCTAAAAAAATGACAGTGACAGTGAAAATGTTCTGTCTTCAAACATTAAGAAAGGTGGGAATTGTATGTTAA
- a CDS encoding flotillin family protein, with the protein MEILLENMPVVIGVLVAIVVLIIIVTGYVKASPDTAYIISGLRKEPKVLIGKAGIKIPFLEKKDELNLQLIPIDVKTSNAVPTADYININVDAAVNIKISDDSERLNLAAQNFLNKPVEYIANVAREVLEGNMREIVGRMNLEEMVSDRQKFAELVKENAEPDLAKMGLDIVSFNVQNFVDGNGVIENLGVDNIVKIQKNAAISRAVSERDIAQAQAKASQEANDAKIAAETIIAEKNNELAIKKAELKKIADAKQAEADAAYKIQEEQSRKSIEIATADANIMKQEKEIELRRKDVEVTEQELEAKIKKQAEAEKFAAAQRADAELYKRQKDAEAQLFEMQKDAEAQKAQAEAVKYQMEQEAAGIQAKGEAEAKAIEAKGMAEAEALNKKADAMKKYGEAAVMEMYFNMLPKAVEAAAKPLQNVDKITMYGEGNSAKLVSDIVTTATQVSEGMNESIGIDLKSLLAGFLGGKIASNDDKDDDKS; encoded by the coding sequence ATGGAAATACTATTAGAAAATATGCCTGTTGTTATTGGGGTGCTTGTTGCTATTGTTGTATTGATCATTATCGTTACGGGATATGTGAAGGCTTCACCTGATACAGCATATATTATTTCAGGGTTACGTAAAGAACCAAAAGTTTTAATTGGAAAAGCTGGTATTAAGATTCCTTTTTTAGAAAAAAAGGATGAATTAAACTTACAGTTAATTCCTATTGATGTGAAAACATCAAATGCGGTTCCAACTGCTGATTATATTAATATTAATGTCGATGCAGCTGTTAATATTAAGATTAGTGATGATTCAGAAAGATTAAATCTTGCTGCTCAAAACTTCTTGAATAAGCCAGTTGAATATATTGCAAATGTAGCAAGAGAAGTTCTTGAAGGGAATATGCGTGAGATTGTAGGACGTATGAACTTAGAAGAAATGGTTTCCGATCGTCAAAAATTTGCTGAATTGGTAAAAGAAAATGCAGAACCAGATTTAGCGAAGATGGGATTAGATATTGTCTCATTTAATGTTCAAAATTTTGTTGATGGTAATGGTGTTATTGAAAACTTAGGGGTAGATAACATTGTTAAGATTCAAAAAAATGCTGCGATTTCTCGTGCTGTCAGTGAAAGAGATATTGCTCAGGCACAGGCCAAAGCATCACAAGAAGCAAATGATGCGAAAATCGCTGCTGAAACGATTATTGCTGAAAAGAATAATGAATTAGCAATTAAAAAAGCAGAACTTAAAAAAATTGCTGATGCTAAACAGGCAGAAGCTGATGCAGCTTATAAGATTCAAGAAGAACAATCTCGTAAATCAATAGAAATTGCAACTGCTGATGCCAATATCATGAAGCAGGAAAAGGAAATTGAATTAAGACGTAAAGATGTAGAAGTCACTGAACAAGAATTAGAAGCAAAGATTAAAAAACAAGCTGAAGCTGAAAAATTCGCTGCTGCCCAAAGAGCAGATGCAGAATTATATAAACGTCAAAAAGATGCCGAAGCTCAATTATTTGAAATGCAAAAAGATGCTGAAGCCCAAAAGGCTCAGGCAGAAGCTGTGAAATATCAAATGGAACAGGAAGCTGCTGGTATTCAAGCCAAAGGTGAAGCAGAAGCCAAAGCGATTGAAGCAAAAGGAATGGCAGAAGCTGAAGCATTGAATAAAAAGGCTGATGCTATGAAGAAATATGGTGAAGCAGCTGTAATGGAAATGTATTTTAATATGTTACCTAAAGCTGTTGAAGCAGCCGCTAAACCACTTCAAAATGTTGATAAAATCACAATGTATGGTGAAGGAAACAGTGCCAAATTAGTTTCTGATATTGTGACAACTGCAACTCAGGTTAGTGAAGGAATGAATGAATCTATTGGGATTGATTTGAAGAGTTTATTAGCTGGTTTCTTAGGTGGAAAGATTGCTTCAAATGATGATAAAGATGATGACAAGTCATAA
- a CDS encoding SPL family radical SAM protein — translation MQSIPAKTILSKNKYPHYWFGNDYNMNLYRGCHHGCIYCDSRSECYQNDEFDIVKVKENALDILNRELMKKKTKGVIGIGAMSDSYNGFEKDMQVTRGALKLIRDYHFGVSLETKSDLVIRDIDLFLDIQKYNDVIIKMTITTFDDELSKIIEPHVSVSSKRFEAIQKMSEAGIFTGILMHPILPFINDTEENVKEMVRLAHIHKAKFIHSYFGVTLRDRQRDYYYQKLDEHFPGLKEKYLKRYGVRYECRSKNSQHLQYVFQKECQKYGLLYKMEDIINAYKKHQIKTEQLSLF, via the coding sequence ATGCAATCTATTCCAGCAAAAACTATTTTAAGTAAGAATAAATATCCTCATTATTGGTTTGGAAATGATTATAATATGAATTTATATCGTGGTTGTCATCATGGCTGTATATATTGTGATAGCCGTAGTGAGTGTTATCAAAATGATGAATTTGATATAGTGAAAGTGAAGGAAAATGCTTTAGATATTTTAAATCGTGAATTGATGAAGAAAAAAACAAAAGGTGTTATTGGTATTGGTGCTATGAGTGATAGCTATAATGGTTTTGAAAAAGATATGCAAGTGACTCGTGGTGCTTTAAAACTTATTCGTGATTATCATTTTGGTGTTTCATTAGAGACAAAAAGTGATTTGGTTATAAGAGATATTGATTTGTTTTTGGATATTCAAAAATATAATGATGTTATTATAAAAATGACCATTACAACTTTTGATGATGAATTATCAAAAATCATAGAACCACATGTGAGTGTATCTTCAAAACGCTTTGAAGCCATTCAAAAAATGAGTGAAGCGGGAATATTCACAGGTATTTTAATGCATCCTATCTTACCCTTTATCAATGATACTGAAGAAAATGTTAAAGAAATGGTGAGACTCGCTCATATTCATAAAGCAAAGTTTATTCATTCATATTTTGGAGTCACTTTAAGAGATCGACAAAGAGATTATTATTATCAAAAATTAGATGAACATTTTCCTGGCCTTAAAGAAAAATATCTCAAACGCTATGGTGTGAGATATGAGTGTCGTAGTAAAAATAGTCAGCATTTACAATATGTATTTCAAAAAGAATGTCAAAAATATGGTTTATTATATAAGATGGAAGATATTATCAATGCTTATAAAAAACATCAAATAAAAACAGAGCAATTATCTTTGTTTTAA
- a CDS encoding MurR/RpiR family transcriptional regulator, whose protein sequence is MSIMTQLEFELEFSDSEKEIARYILNHGDDVLSMSVKQLAQHTYTSPATIVRLCKKIGLDGYNDFKIKYSAELQYDLHHTDRIDVNFPFDKEDSYPIICHKLATLSQEVIADTIKLIDFQQLEHIIDLIYQYPTIDIYGSGNSLLAAMSFQHKMMRISRDVNLRVLHGEQIFMSYNTNHDRIAMIISYSGETNEVIQIAQTLKEKKTPLIVLTSIGDNRLSHYADYILNIGSREKIFTKIAPFASQASMEYLMNVIFSGIFQKDYEENIQNKISYDKKNDSRHPLSSPVTD, encoded by the coding sequence ATGAGTATAATGACACAATTAGAATTTGAACTTGAGTTCTCTGATTCAGAAAAAGAAATTGCTAGATATATTTTAAATCATGGTGATGATGTTTTAAGCATGTCTGTTAAACAACTGGCACAACATACTTATACATCGCCTGCAACAATTGTGAGATTATGCAAAAAAATCGGTCTTGATGGATATAATGATTTTAAAATTAAATATTCTGCTGAACTTCAATATGATTTGCATCATACTGATCGTATTGATGTCAATTTTCCTTTTGACAAGGAAGATTCCTACCCAATTATTTGTCATAAACTTGCAACTTTATCTCAAGAGGTTATTGCTGATACAATTAAATTAATTGATTTTCAACAACTTGAACATATTATTGATTTGATTTATCAATATCCGACTATTGATATTTATGGTTCAGGGAATTCGTTATTAGCAGCTATGAGTTTTCAACACAAGATGATGAGAATTTCTAGAGATGTTAATCTCAGAGTTTTACATGGAGAACAAATATTTATGTCTTACAATACTAATCATGATAGAATAGCAATGATTATTTCTTATTCCGGTGAAACAAATGAAGTGATTCAAATTGCTCAAACACTTAAAGAAAAAAAGACCCCTTTAATTGTTTTGACTTCTATTGGGGATAATCGTTTATCGCATTATGCTGATTATATTTTAAATATTGGCTCACGTGAAAAGATTTTTACAAAAATTGCTCCATTTGCTTCACAAGCTTCAATGGAATACTTAATGAATGTTATTTTCTCAGGTATTTTCCAAAAAGATTATGAAGAAAATATTCAAAATAAAATCAGTTATGACAAAAAGAATGACTCTCGTCATCCTTTATCAAGTCCTGTTACAGATTAA